CTGACTTCTCCGTCAGAAAGCCGGGTTGCATTTTTGGAGCCGAATTTCTGATCTTCCCGGGCAATGGCAACTTTTCCTGTCCGAATCACTTCCTTGATTCCGAGAGGTTTCAAAAAGTTCAATATCGCTTCAATCTTATCCTCATCACCGGTCACCTCGATGGTATACGTCGTCGGAGAAGAGTCGACGATTCGGGCCCGAAAAATTTCCACAATCCGGAAGGCTTCCTCCCGATCTCCCGGCCGGGTGTTTGTGTTGACCCTGATGAGGAGGGTTTCCCTTGTCAAAAAAGAAAACTCGGACAAGTTCACAACCTTGATGACATCAATCAGCTTATTGAGCTGTTTGATGATCTGTTCGACAACGTGGTCATCTCCCTGGGTTTCGATCGTCATCTGGGAGACGCTGGTATCGAGACCCGGAGCAACCGAAAGACTGTCGATGTTAAATCCCCTGGCACTGAAAAGTCCTGCAACCCGGGACAACACACCAAATCTGTTTTCGACAATAATCTGAATATAGTGCTTTCTTGTTTCGGACACTTGGATCTCCGGGATTATGCAGTCAGTATGGAATCTCTCTTTTTCGGATCGTCCTTTTCACCCGGAGATTCAAAAATCATTTCAATGTTGGAGCCACCTGCAGGCACCATGGGGAAAACGTTTTCTTCCGGATCAACCTGGAATTCCATCAAGACAGGTCCTCGCCGGGAGAACCCGTCCAGGATTACGTCTTCCACCTGTTCTGGACGGGTCGCCCGCATTCCGACCATCCCAAAGGCTTCCGCAAGCTTTACAAAATCCGGTGATTGTCCAATAAATGAGGATGAATAACGACTTCCGTAGAAAAATTCCTGCCACTGCCGGACCATACCCAGGTATTGATTGTTCAGAATCACGATTTTTACGGGAAGATCCAGTGAGACGACAGTGGCCATTTCCTGAATATTCATCAGAAAACTGCCTTCTCCGGTAATCGCAATGACTCTTTTCCCGGGGTGGGCTTTCTGAGCGCCGATCGCGGCAGGAAAACCGTAACCCATTGTTCCGAGACCACCGGAAGTCAGCCAGGTATTCGGTTTGATGAACTTGAAAAACTGGGCGGTCCACATCTGATGCTGTCCGACATCGGTGGAAATAATACAATCGCCTTGGGTGAACTGATAAATCTTTTCAATAACATGCTGTGGTTTTATCACTTCTTTGTCGAGGGCATAAGAAAGGGGATGCTCTTTTTCCCACTCCGAGATCTGTTCGAGCCATGGCTGGTAGTGCCGAAAAGCATCCTCTCCTCCCGAAATCTCCCTCAGTTCTTCGATCAGATCCTTGAGGATGACCCGGGCATCCCCCACGATCGGAACATCGACATGAAAGTTTTTTCGGATGGATGTCGGATCGATATCGATATGAATGACTTTCGAATGGGGAGAAAATTCTGCGATTTTTCCCGTCACACGATCATCGAAACGAACTCCGACAGCGATCAGCACATCCGCGTCGTGGATGGCCATATTCGCGGCATATGTCCCGTGCATCCCCAGCATTCCCAAAAAACGCGGATGATTGCCTGGAATGGCTCCGAGACCCATGAGCGTGAGAGTCGTCGGAATATTTGTTAATGTCACAAGATCCAGAAGTTCTTTATGGGCTTCTGATGAAATAATCCCTCCTCCGGCGTAGAGAACCGGTTTTCGGGATTTCAGAATAGTTTGGGCGGCCTTGCGAATTTGCCAGCGGTTGCCTTGTATGGTCGGGTTATAGCTTCGAATGGAAACAGATTCCGGATAAACGAATTCCGCTTTTTCGAGAATGATATCTTTTGGAAAATCTATCAGAACCGGACCAGGACGACCCGATCTGGCAATATAAAAAGCTTCTTTGATGATTCTTGGAAGATCGGAGATTTTCCGGACC
The sequence above is drawn from the Leptospirillum ferriphilum ML-04 genome and encodes:
- the ilvB gene encoding biosynthetic-type acetolactate synthase large subunit, producing MKMSGAEMLLESLKREKVTHIFGYPGGVVLPIFDALYKDPSLQVVLTRHEQGAVHAAEGYARSSNAVGVVLVTSGPGATNTLTGIADANMDSIPLVIITGQVPTKMIGNDAFQEADIIGMSRSCTKHNFLVRKISDLPRIIKEAFYIARSGRPGPVLIDFPKDIILEKAEFVYPESVSIRSYNPTIQGNRWQIRKAAQTILKSRKPVLYAGGGIISSEAHKELLDLVTLTNIPTTLTLMGLGAIPGNHPRFLGMLGMHGTYAANMAIHDADVLIAVGVRFDDRVTGKIAEFSPHSKVIHIDIDPTSIRKNFHVDVPIVGDARVILKDLIEELREISGGEDAFRHYQPWLEQISEWEKEHPLSYALDKEVIKPQHVIEKIYQFTQGDCIISTDVGQHQMWTAQFFKFIKPNTWLTSGGLGTMGYGFPAAIGAQKAHPGKRVIAITGEGSFLMNIQEMATVVSLDLPVKIVILNNQYLGMVRQWQEFFYGSRYSSSFIGQSPDFVKLAEAFGMVGMRATRPEQVEDVILDGFSRRGPVLMEFQVDPEENVFPMVPAGGSNIEMIFESPGEKDDPKKRDSILTA
- the ilvN gene encoding acetolactate synthase small subunit, whose protein sequence is MSETRKHYIQIIVENRFGVLSRVAGLFSARGFNIDSLSVAPGLDTSVSQMTIETQGDDHVVEQIIKQLNKLIDVIKVVNLSEFSFLTRETLLIRVNTNTRPGDREEAFRIVEIFRARIVDSSPTTYTIEVTGDEDKIEAILNFLKPLGIKEVIRTGKVAIAREDQKFGSKNATRLSDGEVSYHR